GCTGATGCCTCGTTTTAGCTTCAAAATCCATAGTTTTGCGAATTTAGGTATCTTAGGCACTTGAATATTCCAAAGTAACCCGATTTCTTAGCAAGTAATCTGTTGTCATGTTTTTAATATGCAGAACAAAGATATGAAACGCTTCTTCCTGTCAGTATTCTACCATGTCGATGAATCTCACCTGGTCTACAATATGATGTCCCTCTTATGGAAGGGGATCCAATTGGAAACTTCAATGGGGAGCACCGAGTTTGCGTCTATGGTTGTTGCGCTGCTTGGTTTGTCACAAGGTATCAGCCTGCTATTAGCCAAATCCCTACTTGTCTTCTTTGATTACGGGAGACCTTATTACTCTGAATACGCCGTTGGATTTTCGGGTCTCCTGTTTGCCATGAAAGTCATCCTCAACTCTCATTCAGAAAACTTCACTAATGTGCATGGACTTATCGTACCAGCTCGTTATGCGGCATGGGCTGAATTGATTCTTATCCAAATGTTTGTCCCTCGTGTCTCGTTTCTTGGTCACCTTGGTGGTATACTTGCTGGGATTCTCTATTTGAAATTGAAGGGTTCGTATTCTGGTCCGAACCCATTGACTACAATAATCAGAGAGCTCACCAGTCTGTTAAGGTGGCCTGTGAGATTTATAAGGAACACATTCCGATTAAGGAGACGAAGAATCTTAGGCCAGGGAACTGTTGGTGGGGGTGAGAGAAGAAGCTTATCTGGTACATGGAGATGCCAAGCTTGTACATATGATAATTCTGATTGGTTAAGTAATTGTGAGATGTGTGGAACAAGTCAAAGCAGCGAGAGCGGTGGGTTTTCGCGGCAAGTATCTCGCCGTTCTCGTGATCTTTCTTTGGAAGAATTACGGCGTCGAAGAGTTGAGAGATTTGGTTAACACTTGATATATGTAGATGAAAGAGTTTGAATTACAGAAACAGAAGATTGCATTACAATTGCACAAAGTTTTAGCAATTTGATTTGTTTCCCTCCATACATATTCATGTGCAGTCTGCCACGGTGAAttatattttattgattaaaatataccATAGTTTAGTTGTTCTAAAACTTgagattgaaatgaaattttaaaaaattaggggtcaaaattaaaaattgtgttaaaattgtttaaattaaattattaattttctgTCATTTAGTAAGGGCttaaaaaattgaattgaattattattttataacaaacACTAAAAATGCAATTGTGCCATTTAATCTGGATAATTGATTGTTAATGTCAATAAATGTTAGTTAGGAAAGCATAATGTTACCCTTAATTTTCGAAACAATGATAATGATATAATAACGTGTGGAATATGTATGCATCTATATTTGCAGGGCATGTGGCAAAGGTCCAGATTATGATTGTTGTAATTGTGTATGCATGTGTGTACATATATCGTATTCTACCTATTTCTGGTACTTTTGCTTTGCAGCATATTTGCCTGAGGATGTCTTATTAGGGGACGTGGATTGAACTCAAGGATGAATACAAGGAGCCCTTGGATAATGAGGCTAAAATCTATGTCAAGATTCGTTAAAGAAggaaattttgataaatgatGAGTTATATTTcaacataaatttttttaaaaaaaaaagtgatagAAATCAAGCATACGAAACACACATTAAATATCATATCAAACACAAAAGTTACAGAATGAGTGAAGTCAATCTGTctctttaaaatatatatatgttaagacATTATTGAACAAAAATTCAAATCAATCACATGTTGAATGATATGTTAGACAAAATTTACAAGTTAcatacaacaaatataatttatataaggGAAAAAGGatgttttaatttcttttttttaaatatctctgtttctgtttcttttacattgaAGAAAAACCCGAAGCATTGTCTCAGGTAAAAAGTTAGTCACAATGGAGAAGATAACATAGTAAATGACATGACAAGAACAAATCTAAGAGGAGTTCCAATTAGCAAAAGCTTAGCTATATTCCCTTCTATCAGTAGAAACTTCAAGTTCCAAAATGTTTGGTAACAGCCCTGAAATGCCTGGAAAACTATGGTGAAGCCAAAGGATAGATGTAGGTCTAGGGGTAGTGTGGAAAGAAGCATAAGGAAAATATCAATCAGATTCATCATTGCTGCTGTCAACCATAATAACTTGTTTGTTGGCCTTCTTCAGCTTCTTTCTAGGAGGTCTTATTTCACTGCTTTCTTCTTCATTCAACACTTCATTATTTGGATGCTCTGCATTACCATACTTTTTTACTTCTTCAAGAATTCTCCCCCCATACTTCTCTG
Above is a genomic segment from Gossypium arboreum isolate Shixiya-1 chromosome 8, ASM2569848v2, whole genome shotgun sequence containing:
- the LOC108470227 gene encoding rhomboid-like protein 14, mitochondrial; amino-acid sequence: MDSGRWRRRAVSRGMLPLLALHAVNEYYRLPWKPPVTAGLLASNTLIYLRPSFLDSLLPFVDEVWFNPHLILKNKDMKRFFLSVFYHVDESHLVYNMMSLLWKGIQLETSMGSTEFASMVVALLGLSQGISLLLAKSLLVFFDYGRPYYSEYAVGFSGLLFAMKVILNSHSENFTNVHGLIVPARYAAWAELILIQMFVPRVSFLGHLGGILAGILYLKLKGSYSGPNPLTTIIRELTSLLRWPVRFIRNTFRLRRRRILGQGTVGGGERRSLSGTWRCQACTYDNSDWLSNCEMCGTSQSSESGGFSRQVSRRSRDLSLEELRRRRVERFG